The Amyelois transitella isolate CPQ chromosome Z, ilAmyTran1.1, whole genome shotgun sequence genome contains a region encoding:
- the LOC106130520 gene encoding peroxiredoxin-6 produces the protein MFMLGEAFPNFTANTTDGEIDFHQWLGDSWGILFSHPSDFTPVCTTELSRVLKLLPEFQKRNVKVIGLSCDSVASHVEWCKDIKCYAGMNEDDKFPYPIIEDKDRHIAMKLGMVDKDELDSAGMPLTARAVFIIDSNKKFRLSLLYPATTGRNFDEILRVIDSLQLTDKAKVATPVDWKMGDDCMVLPTITEDQIPKIFPQGVTVVPLPSGKSYLRKTSCPKV, from the exons ATGTTCATGCTAGGAGAGGCTTTCCCCAATTTTACTGCCAATACGACTGATGGAGAGATCGACTTTCATCAATGGCTCGGAGATTC ttGGGGCATTCTATTCTCCCACCCGTCAGACTTCACCCCAGTGTGCACCACGGAGCTGTCCCGCGTGTTGAAGCTCCTGCCCGAGTTCCAGAAGAGGAATGTCAAGGTGATAGGACTCTCCTGCGACAGTGTGGCGTCACATGTCGAATGGTGCAAGGATATCAAGTGCTATGCCG GTATGAACGAAGACGACAAGTTCCCATATCCAATAATCGAGGATAAAGACCGTCACATCGCCATGAAGCTGGGCATGGTGGACAAGGATGAGTTGGATTCAGCCGGCATGCCGCTGACCGCCCGCGCTGTCTTCATTATAGACTCCAACAAGAAATTTAGGCTTTCGTTGCTATATCCCGCAACCACTGGCAGGAACTTTGA TGAAATACTGCGCGTGATTGACTCCCTTCAGCTGACTGACAAGGCGAAGGTGGCCACTCCCGTCGACTGGAAG ATGGGCGATGACTGCATGGTGCTGCCTACCATAACTGAAGACCAGATACCGAAGATATTCCCCCAGGGGGTCACCGTGGTGCCACTACCTTCCGGGAAGAGCTACCTCAGGAAAACTTCCTGCCCCAAGGTCTAG